Proteins co-encoded in one Prunus persica cultivar Lovell chromosome G6, Prunus_persica_NCBIv2, whole genome shotgun sequence genomic window:
- the LOC18773386 gene encoding lamin-like protein, with product MEGLKSRVRWLMILMVMIRVLHVECRQPVLHRVGGGRFTWAPNIDFTEWSNQENFYVGDWLYFGFDKHIYNVLEVNKTSYDNCIDKDFIYNVTRGGRDVFNLTEANTYFFLSGRGYCFEGMKVAVQVREIPPEPLLLNHGFQSYVYIHAILLAMLATACACIILF from the exons atggaggGTTTGAAAAGTAGAGTTAGGtggttgatgattttgatgGTGATGATTAGAGTGCTGCATGTTGAATGCAGGCAGCCTGTGCTTCATAGAGTTGGAGGGGGAAGGTTCACTTGGGCTCCCAATATTGACTTCACAGAGTGGTCAAATCAGGAGAACTTCTATGTGGGTGATTGGCTTT attttgggtttgataAGCATATCTACAATGTTCTTGAGGTGAACAAAACTAGCTATGATAATTGCATTGACAAAGATTTCATATATAATGTTACAAGAGGCGGGCGGGACGTGTTTAACTTGACGGAGGCAAATACATATTTCTTTCTCAGCGGCCGAGGTTACTGCTTTGAGGGTATGAAAGTCGCTGTTCAAGTTCGGGAAATCCCACCGGAACCACTTCTGCTTAACCATGGTTTTCAATCATATGTCTACATCCATGCTATTCTACTAGCAATGCTTGCCACTGCTTGTGCATGCATAATTCTCTTCTAG